The bacterium genome segment CGGGTCCAGTTCGGCAAGCCCATCGGCGACCTCCAGGCCATCCAGTGGATGGTGGCGGACATGGCGACCCGGGTTGACGCGGCGCGCCTTCTGACCTACCGCGCCGCCCTCCTGGAGGACCAGGGGGACGTGAGGTTCTCCCGCGAGGCCGCCATGGCCAAACTCTTCTCATCGGAGACCGCCTGTTTCTGCGCCGACTGCGCCATGCAGATACACGCCGGGTACGGCTACTGCGGCGACTACTCCGACATCGAGCACATCTACCGCGACGCCCGTATCACGCGCATCTACGAGGGCACCAGCGAAATCCAGCGGCTGGTCATCGGCACGTCGTACCTCCGGTAAAATGGAGACAAGGGGTTTAACCGAGCGAAGCGAGCTATGCCGTCGGCAAAACCCCTTGCCCCAAAAGCGAGCGAAGGGGAGTTTATGGGGATAAATGAGAAAAACCGCCGCGGGGACGAGACCGCGGAGTGGAAGGAAAGAATCGCCGGACTGCCCGAGCGCGACGTCCTCTTCGAGACGATCAGCGGCCGGCCCATCAAGCCCATGTACACCCCCGACGACCTGGGTGACTTCGACTATGCACAGAAGCTCGGGGTTCCCGGGTTGCCGCCCTACACCAGGGGCGTGCAGGACAACATGTACCGCGG includes the following:
- a CDS encoding acyl-CoA dehydrogenase family protein — protein: RVQFGKPIGDLQAIQWMVADMATRVDAARLLTYRAALLEDQGDVRFSREAAMAKLFSSETACFCADCAMQIHAGYGYCGDYSDIEHIYRDARITRIYEGTSEIQRLVIGTSYLR